Proteins encoded by one window of Emticicia oligotrophica DSM 17448:
- a CDS encoding glycoside hydrolase family 13 protein, with amino-acid sequence MKKIYFLIYLCCFHFVANAQIQHVEPLNWWVGLKNPNLQLLIHGENISETQPSINYAGVSIKKVNKADSKNYLFLDLVIAKTTKAGSFTINFKKAGKTVYTYNYSLLPKQQASAQMRGFNSSDVIYLITPDRFVNGDYSNDVVAGMKEAKINRGFDGGRHGGDIRGMINSLDYIANMGFTAIWPTPVLENNMSGYSYHGYAITNHYKVDPRYGTLDDYKELSTKARQKGIKLIFDEVLNHTGYGYWWTDDLPFKNWLNYPDTKTSTNHRRTVNQDLYASDYDKEFMKKGWFDRMMPDMNGENPYMANYLIQNTIWWIETLQLGGVRQDTYGYSDKTFLKNWSCAIMNEYPNFSIVGEEWSVNPLITSYWQRGKKNADGYNGCLTSIMDFPLQEALVNALKEKETWGKGLVVLYEALANDFVYADPSNILIMGDNHDMDRIFTQLNEDVDLTKMALGYLLTTRGIPQIYYGTEVLMQNTGHHKVDGLIRSDLPGGWKEDSVNVFTEKGLTEAQKSTKAYLKELLNWRKNNSVIAHGKTLHFAPFDGIYVYFRYDNKKTVMVVMNKNEKEIKLETKRFDEILQNKTSAKNILNNEIQTLKNGLTISPKSTMIFEVF; translated from the coding sequence ATGAAAAAAATTTACTTCCTTATATATCTCTGCTGCTTTCATTTCGTGGCAAATGCTCAAATTCAGCACGTTGAGCCACTGAATTGGTGGGTAGGCTTGAAGAATCCAAACCTACAATTATTGATTCATGGCGAGAATATTTCCGAAACTCAACCCTCTATCAACTATGCAGGGGTAAGCATCAAAAAAGTCAATAAAGCTGATAGTAAAAACTATCTTTTCCTTGATTTAGTGATTGCCAAAACCACCAAAGCGGGTAGTTTTACTATTAATTTCAAGAAAGCAGGTAAAACCGTTTATACGTACAATTATAGTCTGCTACCTAAGCAACAAGCATCAGCCCAGATGCGTGGGTTTAATTCTTCTGATGTCATTTACCTTATCACGCCCGACCGCTTTGTCAATGGTGATTACTCAAATGATGTAGTTGCAGGCATGAAAGAAGCCAAAATCAATCGTGGTTTTGATGGTGGCCGCCACGGCGGCGATATTAGAGGAATGATAAACAGCCTTGATTACATTGCCAATATGGGTTTTACGGCCATTTGGCCAACGCCTGTACTTGAAAATAATATGTCAGGCTATTCTTATCATGGCTATGCCATTACAAACCATTACAAAGTTGACCCCAGATACGGCACGCTTGATGATTATAAGGAACTTTCGACCAAAGCTCGCCAAAAAGGTATTAAGTTGATTTTTGATGAAGTATTGAATCATACTGGCTACGGCTACTGGTGGACAGATGATTTGCCATTTAAAAACTGGCTTAATTATCCTGACACCAAAACCTCTACCAATCATCGACGCACTGTCAATCAAGACCTTTATGCTTCAGATTATGACAAAGAGTTCATGAAAAAAGGTTGGTTTGATAGAATGATGCCCGACATGAACGGTGAAAACCCTTACATGGCTAACTATCTGATACAAAACACGATATGGTGGATTGAAACCCTTCAACTGGGCGGAGTCAGACAAGATACTTATGGCTATTCGGATAAGACTTTCTTGAAAAACTGGAGTTGTGCCATCATGAACGAATATCCTAATTTTAGCATTGTTGGCGAAGAATGGAGCGTCAACCCGCTCATTACTTCGTACTGGCAAAGAGGCAAAAAAAATGCCGATGGCTACAACGGTTGCCTAACGAGCATCATGGATTTTCCACTACAAGAAGCCCTCGTCAATGCCCTCAAAGAAAAAGAAACTTGGGGAAAGGGCTTGGTTGTTTTGTATGAAGCATTGGCAAATGATTTTGTGTATGCCGACCCTTCGAATATTCTAATTATGGGCGATAACCACGATATGGACCGCATTTTTACGCAACTCAACGAAGATGTTGACCTTACTAAAATGGCATTGGGCTACTTGCTTACTACACGTGGAATACCTCAAATTTATTATGGCACAGAGGTTTTGATGCAAAACACTGGTCATCATAAAGTAGATGGACTGATTCGTTCCGATTTGCCAGGTGGTTGGAAAGAAGACAGTGTAAATGTTTTCACCGAAAAAGGCCTTACAGAAGCACAAAAAAGTACTAAAGCCTATTTGAAGGAACTGCTAAATTGGCGGAAAAATAATTCAGTAATTGCCCATGGAAAAACACTACATTTTGCACCTTTTGATGGAATTTATGTGTATTTTAGATACGATAATAAGAAAACGGTGATGGTTGTGATGAATAAAAATGAAAAAGAAATAAAGCTCGAAACCAAGCGTTTTGATGAAATCTTGCAGAATAAAACTTCCGCCAAAAATATTCTGAACAACGAAATCCAAACCTTGAAAAATGGCCTAACAATTTCGCCAAAATCTACGATGATTTTTGAGGTTTTCTAA
- a CDS encoding alpha/beta hydrolase → MNAIINILLFCFFALNTYAQVVSSGRLERQTNFQSKYVAARNVDVWLPKNYDGKSKFSVLYMHDGQMLFDAASTWNKQAWDVDDIMTKLLDEKAIQNCIVVGIWNIAANRHSDYFPQKPFEMLSQAQQDSIYKATRGKNQALFAGKINSDNYLKFIVEELKPFIDKKYAVFTDQKHTFIGGSSMGGLISMYAICEYPKVFAGAACLSTHWVGTFTVENNPIPATFLQYLQIHLPSPKNHKIYFDYGTETLDALYKPFQEKVDIVMKSKGFSDKNWLTKEFIGADHSEKSWNQRLDIPLKFLLNK, encoded by the coding sequence ATGAATGCTATCATTAATATTCTTCTGTTTTGTTTTTTCGCACTCAACACGTATGCACAGGTGGTATCGAGTGGTCGATTAGAAAGACAAACTAATTTTCAATCGAAATATGTTGCTGCCCGAAATGTAGATGTTTGGCTACCCAAAAACTACGATGGCAAAAGCAAATTTTCGGTGCTTTATATGCACGATGGTCAAATGCTATTTGATGCCGCAAGCACTTGGAATAAACAAGCTTGGGATGTAGATGATATAATGACAAAATTACTGGATGAAAAAGCCATTCAAAACTGCATCGTAGTAGGTATTTGGAATATCGCAGCCAATCGACACTCTGATTATTTCCCACAAAAACCATTTGAAATGTTGAGTCAGGCACAACAAGACTCGATTTATAAAGCTACGCGTGGAAAAAACCAAGCACTTTTCGCAGGTAAAATCAATTCTGATAATTACTTAAAATTCATTGTAGAAGAACTCAAACCTTTCATTGATAAAAAATACGCTGTTTTCACCGATCAAAAACATACATTTATTGGTGGCTCAAGCATGGGTGGATTGATTTCGATGTATGCCATTTGTGAATACCCCAAAGTATTTGCGGGTGCTGCTTGTTTATCAACGCACTGGGTTGGCACTTTTACGGTAGAAAATAACCCTATTCCAGCAACATTTTTGCAATACTTACAAATACATTTACCTTCACCAAAAAATCACAAAATATATTTCGATTATGGTACAGAAACCTTAGATGCACTTTACAAGCCTTTCCAAGAAAAGGTCGATATTGTTATGAAATCAAAAGGATTTTCTGATAAAAATTGGCTTACAAAAGAATTTATTGGTGCCGACCATTCAGAAAAATCTTGGAATCAACGTCTTGATATTCCACTAAAATTCTTATTAAACAAATGA
- a CDS encoding SusE domain-containing protein yields the protein MKTFNKLFLFGLAILFAWGCEKEEERAILSTGAAPVVTLSSKSVVLNKDNATKEALTISWAADYGFSAAATNTILIDKKGGNFSKASAITAGSDLKKTFTTAELNGILLGLGLAPGTPADIDIKITATMGASTVLSSTVSSLTATPYLDKLDLSSTWGVVGSATTNGWDGPDMPFYKTEVPNVFVAYVTLKDGEIKIRENNNWAVNYGGTNGVLKKDGDNIAVKAGTYKITFNPVALTYKVEKYSWGIVGSAYNNWGATPDAPLNYDPSVDLWTGIVTLIDGEFKIRKDNDWGVNYGGSNGVLKEGGDNIAVKKGTYLITVDFKKMKYTITKYAPWGIVGDATATGWGEKPDQKFSYDLSTETWYLNNVVLKDGQIKFRLNDDWGVNYGSTGSTEPDPIAASGGLLANGKNFGVKAGTWNFVLDLKDPAKPTYKATKVK from the coding sequence ATGAAAACATTCAATAAATTATTTCTTTTCGGGCTGGCGATTTTGTTTGCGTGGGGCTGCGAAAAAGAAGAAGAACGAGCAATTTTAAGCACAGGGGCAGCTCCTGTGGTTACGCTTTCGAGCAAAAGCGTTGTATTGAATAAAGACAATGCCACCAAAGAAGCTCTAACTATCTCATGGGCAGCCGATTATGGTTTTAGTGCGGCAGCAACCAACACCATTTTGATTGATAAAAAAGGTGGAAATTTCTCAAAAGCATCAGCCATTACGGCTGGTTCTGACCTAAAGAAAACCTTTACAACTGCTGAGTTAAACGGCATTTTATTGGGTCTTGGTCTTGCTCCTGGCACACCTGCCGACATCGACATCAAAATAACAGCTACAATGGGAGCTTCTACGGTGTTGAGTTCGACAGTAAGTAGCCTGACGGCCACGCCTTATCTTGATAAATTAGACCTTAGCTCAACTTGGGGTGTAGTGGGCAGTGCCACAACCAACGGTTGGGATGGCCCTGATATGCCATTCTACAAAACTGAAGTACCAAATGTATTTGTAGCGTATGTAACGTTGAAAGACGGTGAAATCAAGATTCGTGAAAACAACAACTGGGCAGTAAATTATGGTGGAACAAATGGTGTTTTGAAAAAAGATGGTGATAATATTGCTGTAAAAGCGGGAACTTATAAAATCACCTTTAACCCAGTTGCACTTACTTATAAGGTTGAGAAATATTCTTGGGGAATTGTAGGAAGTGCCTACAATAACTGGGGGGCAACGCCTGATGCACCGCTCAACTACGACCCAAGCGTTGACCTTTGGACTGGCATTGTGACACTTATTGATGGTGAGTTCAAGATTCGTAAAGACAACGACTGGGGTGTGAATTATGGTGGTTCGAACGGAGTATTGAAAGAAGGTGGAGATAATATTGCTGTAAAGAAAGGAACGTATTTGATTACGGTAGATTTCAAAAAAATGAAATATACGATTACAAAATATGCTCCGTGGGGAATTGTGGGCGATGCTACTGCTACGGGGTGGGGCGAAAAACCTGACCAAAAATTCAGCTATGACCTCAGCACTGAAACTTGGTATTTAAATAATGTTGTACTGAAAGACGGTCAAATCAAATTCAGATTAAACGATGATTGGGGCGTGAATTATGGTTCAACGGGTAGTACGGAGCCTGACCCAATTGCCGCCAGTGGAGGTCTATTGGCCAATGGTAAAAACTTTGGAGTAAAAGCTGGTACGTGGAACTTTGTTTTAGACCTTAAAGACCCTGCCAAGCCAACTTACAAAGCTACAAAGGTGAAATAA
- a CDS encoding RagB/SusD family nutrient uptake outer membrane protein, protein MKNISKKLIAVLALIFVMGSCKDLDTKPYVGQVSELVYQDANNYKEILAKLYAGLAVSGIKPKDDDVDLKNFDGGFQGYMRVYWYLQEFTTDEAIVGWGDPGLPDLHKMSWTASNAWTSAFYSRILFQAAVANEFLRETTDAKLSSRGIANSQDIKNYRAEARFIRALVYSHGIDLFGSIPLVTENDKVGSDLPKQASRQELFNYLETELKALETELPDARKNEYGRADKAAAWMVLAKLYLNAEVYTGQKKYSEAALYAKKVIDAGYTLENNYQHNFLADNHLSTENIFAINYDGNETQTWGGTTTIIHASIGGSMNAAEFGVDGGWSGFRTTKEFVSLFNDKADKRGMFYTNGQELEIDEVGTFSNGYAVTKWKNVKRDGKPGKNLTHTDTDFPLFRLADAYLIYAEAVTRGGSGDGTLALSLVNSLRKRAGATNLSSLTLDNLLAERGRELYWEAHRRTDLVRFGKFTTGYNWAWKGGIKAGKDVETFRSVFPLAASDLIANPTLKQNTGY, encoded by the coding sequence ATGAAAAATATATCTAAAAAATTAATAGCCGTTTTAGCACTGATTTTCGTGATGGGGTCGTGCAAAGACTTAGATACCAAGCCTTATGTGGGGCAAGTTTCAGAATTGGTTTATCAAGATGCCAATAATTACAAAGAAATTTTGGCAAAATTATACGCAGGTTTGGCGGTTTCGGGTATCAAACCAAAAGACGATGACGTGGATTTGAAAAACTTCGATGGTGGTTTTCAGGGCTACATGCGTGTATATTGGTACTTGCAAGAATTTACGACCGATGAAGCAATCGTAGGTTGGGGCGACCCAGGTTTACCTGATTTGCACAAAATGTCTTGGACAGCCTCAAATGCTTGGACATCAGCTTTTTATTCAAGAATCTTATTCCAAGCTGCCGTAGCAAATGAGTTTTTGCGTGAAACTACTGACGCAAAATTAAGCAGCCGTGGCATTGCCAATTCACAAGATATTAAAAACTACCGTGCCGAAGCACGTTTTATTCGTGCATTGGTTTATTCGCATGGAATCGACCTTTTTGGTAGTATTCCACTCGTAACCGAAAACGATAAAGTAGGTTCTGATTTGCCAAAACAGGCATCTCGTCAAGAATTATTCAATTACTTAGAAACCGAATTGAAAGCTCTTGAAACTGAACTTCCAGATGCACGCAAAAACGAGTATGGAAGAGCCGATAAAGCAGCCGCTTGGATGGTTTTAGCTAAATTATATTTGAATGCCGAGGTTTATACAGGTCAGAAAAAATACAGCGAAGCAGCCCTTTACGCCAAAAAAGTAATTGATGCGGGTTATACGCTCGAAAACAATTATCAGCACAATTTCTTAGCTGACAACCACCTTTCTACTGAAAACATTTTTGCTATCAACTATGATGGAAACGAAACCCAAACTTGGGGTGGAACTACAACCATCATTCACGCTTCGATAGGTGGAAGCATGAATGCCGCTGAATTTGGCGTTGACGGTGGTTGGAGCGGCTTCCGTACAACCAAAGAATTTGTGTCTTTATTCAATGACAAAGCCGATAAACGTGGAATGTTCTACACAAACGGACAAGAATTAGAAATTGATGAAGTGGGTACTTTCTCGAATGGTTATGCCGTTACGAAATGGAAAAACGTAAAAAGAGATGGAAAACCAGGCAAAAACCTAACGCATACAGACACCGATTTCCCGTTATTTAGATTAGCCGATGCTTATTTAATTTACGCCGAAGCCGTTACTCGTGGCGGTAGTGGCGATGGTACTTTGGCTCTTAGCTTAGTAAACTCACTTCGCAAACGTGCAGGTGCTACCAACCTTTCTTCACTGACACTCGACAATCTTTTGGCCGAGCGTGGTCGTGAATTATACTGGGAAGCACATCGCCGCACTGACTTAGTTAGATTTGGGAAGTTTACAACTGGCTATAATTGGGCTTGGAAAGGTGGAATCAAAGCAGGAAAAGACGTAGAAACTTTCCGTTCGGTATTCCCGTTGGCGGCTTCTGACCTTATTGCAAACCCTACTTTGAAACAAAATACAGGATATTAA
- a CDS encoding SusC/RagA family TonB-linked outer membrane protein codes for MNKYFNNWKVLTAAGVQRMAYSKSIVSVLLAVMLTSVTFAQKTVSGKVTDQNDGSPMLGVSVSVKGTSTGTQTDASGSFQVAAPANATLVFSFIGKATQEIAVGNRSTIDVKLVDDNKILQEVVVVGYGTQKKQDLTGSITSITSTDFVKGNIATPEQLVSGKLAGVQITSNGGAPGSGSRIRIRGGSSLSASNDPLIVIDGIPLDNSNVSGAANPLSFINPNDIESFNILKDASAAAIYGSRAANGVIIITTKKGSKKDKLNVAFSTLFSSASRVNNVDVLTADEFRTAVKTYGTATQQKLLGNANTNWQDQIFRTALSSDNNLSVTGNLKTMPYRVSVGYTKQNGILKTSSMDRTSTSVGLTPTFFKSHLKLDINFKYSSTKSNFADEGAIGSAIGFDPTQNVYAENKFGGYFQWLAQNGDLAGLAPINPLALLNLKSNVGTLNRMIGNIQADYKFHFFPDLRAVWNIGFDRSNTRGDQTESNLLSATSFTNQGSVGYYTQTRNNFTNQFYLNYVKGLNGQSINIMAGAENQGFVRENENGTTYGNSGVVPIYSYFKTDYALLSFFGRLNYALNDKYLATVTVRRDGSSRFAPENRWGTFPSVALAWKLNKEFKNDEIFSDLKLRFGWGLTGQQDLSTGDYPYLNAYTKGQGLKYQFGDRYYDLLRPNAYDPNIKWEQTASTNLGLDFGLKKARISGSIDVYQKKTTDLINEIDVAAGSNFSNKVTTNVGTLENKGLEVVINYTPIMNKNFNWDISGNFTYNERKITALTKVDNPTYVGVLVGGISGGVGNYAQVHSTGYTPNTFFVYKQVYDEAGKPIEGLFADLNGDGKITELDRYRYQSAVPKYFLGFSSQMSYKKASLGFVMRSNIGNYALNNIYSSMATYQNITGAGNFINNVSANVLETNFKTRTDQTILSDYYVQNASFLRMDNLNVGYNLSDLFRAKKIQAQLSFVVQNVFVITKYKGLDPEIADGIDRQIYPRPRTYSVGLNINF; via the coding sequence ATGAACAAATACTTTAACAATTGGAAAGTCTTAACTGCGGCGGGAGTCCAACGCATGGCTTACAGCAAGAGTATCGTTTCGGTATTGCTTGCGGTAATGCTCACGAGCGTGACTTTTGCACAAAAAACAGTAAGCGGAAAAGTTACTGACCAAAACGATGGATCTCCTATGCTGGGTGTATCGGTTTCGGTCAAAGGAACAAGTACAGGAACACAAACCGATGCCAGCGGTAGCTTTCAAGTGGCAGCACCAGCCAATGCAACATTAGTTTTCAGTTTTATTGGTAAAGCAACTCAAGAAATTGCGGTGGGTAATCGCTCAACGATTGATGTAAAATTGGTTGATGATAACAAAATCTTGCAAGAAGTGGTAGTGGTAGGTTACGGTACACAAAAGAAACAAGATTTAACAGGTTCAATTACTTCAATCACTTCAACTGACTTCGTAAAAGGAAACATCGCTACGCCTGAGCAATTGGTTTCGGGTAAATTGGCGGGTGTGCAAATCACCTCAAACGGTGGAGCTCCAGGTTCGGGTAGCCGTATCCGTATTCGTGGAGGTTCGTCGTTAAGTGCCAGCAATGACCCACTTATTGTCATTGATGGTATTCCGCTCGATAATAGCAATGTTTCGGGTGCTGCTAACCCTTTGAGTTTTATTAATCCAAATGATATTGAATCGTTTAATATCTTGAAAGATGCCTCAGCAGCAGCCATTTATGGTTCACGTGCGGCCAATGGTGTAATCATCATCACTACCAAAAAAGGAAGCAAAAAAGATAAGCTTAATGTGGCTTTTAGTACATTGTTTTCGTCAGCTTCAAGAGTGAATAACGTAGATGTACTTACAGCCGATGAGTTCAGAACAGCCGTGAAAACTTACGGAACTGCCACACAGCAAAAACTTTTGGGAAATGCCAATACCAACTGGCAAGACCAAATTTTCCGTACAGCTTTGAGTAGCGATAATAATTTGAGTGTAACAGGAAATTTGAAAACAATGCCTTATCGTGTATCAGTGGGTTATACCAAACAAAATGGTATTTTGAAAACTTCGTCGATGGATAGAACTTCAACATCGGTTGGTCTTACGCCTACGTTCTTCAAATCGCATTTAAAACTTGATATTAACTTCAAATATTCATCAACCAAAAGCAATTTTGCTGATGAAGGAGCTATTGGAAGTGCCATTGGTTTCGACCCAACTCAAAATGTCTATGCCGAAAACAAATTCGGTGGTTATTTCCAATGGTTGGCACAAAATGGTGATTTGGCTGGTTTAGCACCAATTAATCCACTGGCTTTATTGAACCTAAAAAGCAATGTCGGAACGCTTAATCGTATGATTGGAAATATCCAAGCTGATTACAAATTCCATTTCTTCCCAGACCTTCGTGCCGTTTGGAATATTGGTTTCGACCGCTCAAATACCAGAGGCGACCAAACAGAATCAAACTTACTTTCGGCTACTTCATTTACTAATCAAGGTTCGGTTGGCTATTATACCCAAACTCGTAATAATTTCACCAACCAGTTTTACCTAAACTATGTAAAAGGTTTGAACGGTCAGTCGATTAATATCATGGCGGGTGCTGAAAACCAAGGATTTGTGAGAGAAAACGAAAACGGAACTACTTACGGTAACAGCGGTGTAGTGCCAATTTACTCGTACTTCAAAACTGACTACGCTCTATTATCGTTTTTTGGTCGTTTGAATTATGCTTTGAATGATAAATACTTAGCTACCGTAACCGTTCGTCGTGATGGGTCGTCTCGTTTTGCTCCAGAAAATCGTTGGGGAACATTCCCGTCGGTAGCTTTAGCATGGAAACTCAACAAAGAATTCAAAAACGATGAGATTTTCTCTGATTTAAAACTACGTTTTGGTTGGGGACTTACGGGTCAACAAGATTTATCAACGGGTGATTACCCTTACTTGAACGCTTACACGAAAGGACAAGGCTTGAAATATCAGTTTGGTGATAGATACTACGACCTACTTCGTCCGAATGCCTACGACCCAAATATCAAATGGGAACAAACGGCTTCTACTAACTTAGGATTAGATTTTGGATTGAAAAAAGCACGTATTTCTGGTAGCATTGATGTTTACCAAAAGAAAACTACCGATTTGATTAACGAAATCGACGTAGCGGCGGGCTCAAACTTCAGTAATAAAGTAACAACCAACGTTGGAACACTCGAAAACAAAGGTCTTGAAGTGGTGATAAACTACACGCCAATCATGAACAAAAACTTCAATTGGGATATTAGTGGAAACTTTACTTATAACGAAAGAAAAATCACGGCTTTGACCAAAGTTGATAACCCGACTTACGTGGGTGTTTTGGTAGGTGGCATCAGTGGTGGTGTAGGAAACTACGCACAAGTACATTCAACCGGCTACACGCCAAATACATTCTTTGTCTATAAACAAGTATATGACGAAGCAGGAAAACCAATCGAAGGTTTATTTGCTGACCTCAATGGTGATGGAAAAATCACTGAATTAGACCGTTATCGTTATCAATCGGCTGTTCCTAAATATTTCTTAGGTTTTAGCTCGCAGATGTCATACAAAAAAGCAAGTTTAGGCTTTGTAATGCGTTCAAACATCGGCAACTACGCCTTGAATAATATTTATTCAAGCATGGCAACTTACCAAAACATTACGGGTGCGGGCAACTTCATCAATAACGTTTCGGCCAATGTTTTGGAAACAAATTTCAAAACTCGCACTGACCAAACCATTCTTTCAGATTATTACGTACAAAACGCTTCATTCTTACGCATGGACAACTTGAACGTTGGTTATAATTTGAGCGATTTGTTTAGAGCGAAGAAAATCCAAGCTCAATTATCGTTTGTGGTGCAAAATGTATTCGTAATCACGAAATACAAAGGTTTAGACCCAGAGATTGCCGATGGTATCGACCGTCAAATCTATCCAAGACCACGCACTTATTCGGTAGGCTTAAACATCAACTTCTAA
- a CDS encoding glycoside hydrolase family 53 protein translates to MKQTYLLGIAFLFSSFCCQVKDIEKEPLFLGGDLSYVNEMEDCGGTYQSNGVKVDPYKLFKDKGANIVRVRLWHSPDWTKYSTFEDVKKSIRRAKEQNMQVLLDFHYSDTWADPAHQTIPKAWENIKDTKILGDTVYAYTFNVLNKLAAANLTPEFVQVGNEINSEVMQYTKDAAKTINWQRNVALLNRGIEAVDKISAIRGQKIQTMLHIAQPDEAYNWFENAKKNGIINYDWIGLSYYPKWSKFSLLGLTNEVNRLKSDFKKRVMIVETGYPYSPKNFDAANNLLDGEGKIAGYDYTPDGQLKFMIDLTKAVVKGGGEGIIYWEPAWISTNCSTAWGKGSHWDNAIFFDAERGNEALPVFDFFNQKLYK, encoded by the coding sequence ATGAAACAAACTTACTTGTTAGGTATCGCTTTTTTGTTTTCGAGTTTTTGTTGCCAAGTAAAAGACATTGAAAAAGAACCACTCTTTTTGGGTGGAGATTTATCGTATGTCAATGAAATGGAAGACTGTGGCGGAACATACCAAAGCAATGGGGTGAAAGTTGACCCCTACAAACTCTTCAAAGACAAAGGGGCAAACATAGTAAGAGTTCGCTTGTGGCATTCGCCTGATTGGACAAAGTATTCAACTTTTGAAGACGTAAAGAAAAGCATTCGCCGAGCCAAAGAGCAAAATATGCAAGTGCTGCTTGATTTTCATTACTCCGATACTTGGGCAGACCCCGCTCATCAAACTATTCCGAAAGCTTGGGAGAATATTAAAGACACCAAAATCTTGGGAGATACTGTTTATGCCTACACTTTTAATGTACTCAACAAACTCGCTGCAGCCAATCTAACGCCCGAATTTGTGCAAGTAGGCAACGAAATCAATAGTGAAGTAATGCAATACACAAAAGATGCTGCCAAAACTATCAACTGGCAACGGAATGTTGCATTGCTGAACAGAGGAATTGAGGCCGTTGATAAAATTTCAGCTATACGTGGACAAAAAATTCAAACCATGCTGCACATTGCCCAGCCCGATGAAGCCTACAATTGGTTTGAAAATGCCAAGAAAAACGGCATCATCAACTACGATTGGATTGGCCTTTCATATTACCCAAAATGGTCAAAATTCAGCCTTTTGGGTTTAACAAATGAAGTAAATAGACTGAAATCCGATTTCAAAAAACGAGTAATGATTGTTGAAACAGGCTATCCGTACTCGCCAAAAAACTTTGATGCTGCCAATAATTTATTAGACGGTGAAGGAAAAATTGCGGGTTATGATTACACGCCAGACGGACAACTAAAATTTATGATTGACCTGACAAAAGCAGTCGTGAAAGGTGGTGGAGAAGGAATTATCTATTGGGAACCTGCTTGGATTTCAACCAATTGTAGTACAGCTTGGGGAAAAGGCTCCCATTGGGACAATGCCATTTTCTTTGATGCTGAGAGAGGTAACGAGGCATTGCCAGTTTTCGATTTTTTCAATCAAAAGCTTTATAAATAA